One Spinacia oleracea cultivar Varoflay chromosome 4, BTI_SOV_V1, whole genome shotgun sequence DNA segment encodes these proteins:
- the LOC110781424 gene encoding protein PELPK1-like, protein MACNKFFILALLIALSMASIEVSEGGRRLLQTKPPPQMTLPPLPSMPNMPSIPNIPSINPQQPSSLPPLPNMPTTMPSIPKVALPPMPNMASIPLPTSMPSIPKMSLPPMPNMPSIPLPTSMPSIPFLSSPPPSNN, encoded by the coding sequence ATGGCTTGTAACAAGTTCTTCATCCTAGCTCTCTTGATCGCTTTGTCGATGGCAAGCATTGAAGTAAGCGAAGGAGGTCGCCGCCTTCTCCAAACAAAACCGCCACCACAGATGACACTTCCGCCGTTACCCTCCATGCCAAACATGCCTAGTATTCCAAATATCCCATCTATCAACCCTCAACAACCATCATCCTTGCCACCACTACCAAATATGCCTACAACAATGCCCTCTATTCCGAAGGTGGCCCTACCTCCAATGCCAAACATGGCCTCTATACCCCTACCTACATCAATGCCTTCCATTCCGAAGATGTCTCTCCCTCCAATGCCAAACATGCCCTCTATTCCTCTACCTACATCCATGCCTTCCATTCCTTTCCTCTCATCTCCTCCTCCTTCCAATAATTGA